One Epinephelus moara isolate mb chromosome 20, YSFRI_EMoa_1.0, whole genome shotgun sequence genomic window carries:
- the bpgm gene encoding bisphosphoglycerate mutase: MSKYKLFLLRHGEGAWNKENRFCSWVDQKLSPNGVKEAQDCGRLLKEQGYKFDLVFTSILSRSVQTAWLVQEAMGQEWVPVVKSWRLNERHYGSLIGLNRAEMAQQHGEEKVKLWRRSYDITPPPIDESHPYFLEIYNDRRYSTCDVPTEKLPRAESLKEVLDRLLPYWDSTVVPEIRKGKTVLISAHGNSCRALLKHLEGISDDDIANVTLPTGIPVLLELDDNLKPVKPRQLLGDQAKIQAAIKKVEDQGKAIPST, translated from the exons ATGTCCAAGTACAAACTCTTTCTGCTGAGGCATGGGGAGGGGGCCTGGAACAAAGAGAACCGTTTCTGCAGCTGGGTTGACCAGAAGCTGAGCCCGAATGGGGTGAAAGAGGCCCAGGACTGTGGCAGGCTCCTGAAAGAGCAGGGCTACAAGTTCGACTTAGTATTCACCTCCATACTCAGCCGCTCTGTCCAGACAGCATGGCTGGTGCAGGAGGCTATGGGTCAGGAGTGGGTCCCCGTGGTGAAGTCCTGGAGACTGAATGAGCGTCACTATGGTTCCCTGATTGGCCTGAATCGGGCGGAGATGGCTCAACAACATGGAGAGGAAAAGGTGAAGCTGTGGAGAAGGAGCTACGACATCACTCCGCCTCCTATTGATGAATCCCACCCTTACTTCCTGGAAATCTACAATGACCGCAGATACAGCACTTGTGACGTGCCAACGGAGAAGCTTCCACGAGCAGAGAGTCTGAAGGAGGTGTTGGACAGGCTGCTGCCATACTGGGACAGCACTGTGGTGCCAGAGATAAGGAAAGGGAAGACTGTGCTCATTTCGGCTCATGGAAACAGCTGCAGGGCTCTGCTGAAACACCTGGAAG GTATATCGGACGACGATATTGCCAATGTGACTTTGCCTACAGGGATACCCGTGCTGCTTGAGCTGGACGACAACCTCAAGCCTGTGAAACCTCGACAGCTCTTGGGAGACCAGGCGAAGATTCAGGCAGCGATTAAAAAGGTGGAGGACCAGGGAAAAGCTATACCGTCAACTTGA